One Streptomyces hundungensis DNA segment encodes these proteins:
- a CDS encoding MMPL family transporter: protein MFERIAELAIRRARLVLIVAVVATALMGALGSGAFTKLLGGGFDDPASQSTRARDLIDTKFGGETNLVLLVRAGDGRVDTPSAEQNGKALVASLRKEKSLANVVSYWDTRNAQLLSKDGREAMVLAHVKGDPTQQQKNATSLLDDYDGTYNKALTVRAGGVAAVGNDMSTQVVEDLELAELIAIPLTLILLLFVFGGVVAALLPLVIAIIAILGSFAELSLLADVTSVSNTATNLTTALGLGLGIDYGLLMISRFRAQLATGASVEDAVRRTVHTAGRTVAFSASTVAAALAALLVFPQYFLRSFGFAGVGVVAIAAVSALFVMPPLLVVLGHRVNKGQMPWAKTANVTTRVSLWARLARTVMRRPALTALPVLAVLLVAASPLLGITFGTPDERVLPKGAESRQVSATLQKNFNGSDNAALQIVIGQNVDKATLDKYADQLSQLKGVVRVETSTGTHTPGQESAAGPGSANLSRPDGQRISVVSSLTPKSDAAQNLVSDVRALTPPPGTHPLVGGIDAELVDARHSISGRLLLAIGLVVLTTFVLLFLFTGSVVQPLRALALNAITLVATLGIMTWIFQDGHLSSLLGFTAQPMEMSMTVLMFCIVFGLSMDYEVFVTSRIKELHDQGEDTESAVTNGLGHTGRIVTAAACLLAVSFFAFGTSKLSFMQMFGLGSGLAILIDAVAIRGVLVPAAMRLLGGSAWYAPRFLRRFHSRFGLSESAPEPAAAPEPAVSRG from the coding sequence AGCCGAGCTGGCGATCCGCCGGGCCCGGCTGGTACTCATCGTCGCCGTTGTGGCGACAGCTCTCATGGGTGCCCTCGGCAGCGGCGCCTTCACCAAGCTGCTGGGCGGCGGTTTCGATGACCCGGCTTCCCAGTCCACCCGGGCACGCGATCTCATCGACACGAAATTCGGCGGCGAGACCAACCTCGTGCTGCTGGTCCGCGCCGGCGACGGCCGGGTCGACACCCCTTCTGCCGAGCAGAACGGCAAGGCACTGGTCGCGAGCCTGAGGAAGGAGAAGTCGCTCGCGAACGTCGTCTCCTACTGGGACACGCGCAATGCCCAACTCCTGTCCAAGGACGGCCGCGAGGCCATGGTCCTCGCCCACGTCAAGGGCGACCCGACCCAGCAGCAGAAGAACGCCACGAGCCTGCTCGACGACTACGACGGCACGTACAACAAAGCCCTCACGGTACGGGCCGGTGGGGTGGCCGCCGTCGGCAACGACATGTCGACGCAGGTGGTCGAGGACCTTGAACTGGCTGAGCTGATCGCGATCCCGCTGACCCTCATCCTGCTGCTGTTCGTTTTCGGCGGCGTGGTCGCCGCGCTGCTGCCGCTGGTCATCGCCATCATCGCCATCCTGGGCTCGTTCGCCGAACTGTCCCTGCTCGCTGACGTCACCAGCGTCTCGAACACGGCGACCAACCTCACCACGGCTCTCGGGCTGGGCCTTGGCATCGACTACGGCCTGTTGATGATCAGCCGGTTCAGGGCACAGCTCGCGACCGGCGCGAGCGTGGAGGACGCCGTCCGCCGGACGGTGCACACCGCCGGCCGCACCGTCGCGTTCTCCGCCTCCACCGTGGCCGCCGCACTCGCGGCGCTTCTCGTCTTCCCGCAGTACTTCCTGCGCTCGTTCGGCTTCGCCGGGGTCGGCGTCGTCGCCATCGCGGCCGTCAGCGCGCTGTTCGTCATGCCGCCGCTGCTCGTCGTCCTGGGGCACCGGGTCAACAAGGGGCAGATGCCCTGGGCGAAGACCGCGAACGTCACCACGCGCGTCTCCCTATGGGCGCGGCTGGCGCGTACCGTCATGCGGCGGCCCGCGCTCACCGCGCTGCCCGTCCTCGCGGTCCTGCTGGTGGCGGCGAGCCCGCTGCTCGGCATCACCTTCGGCACCCCGGACGAACGCGTGCTGCCCAAGGGCGCCGAGAGCCGCCAGGTCTCCGCGACGCTCCAGAAGAACTTCAACGGCAGCGACAACGCCGCCCTCCAGATCGTCATCGGCCAGAACGTGGACAAAGCCACGCTGGACAAGTACGCCGATCAACTGTCCCAGCTCAAGGGCGTGGTACGGGTCGAGACCAGCACCGGAACCCACACCCCCGGGCAGGAATCGGCGGCCGGTCCCGGTAGCGCCAACCTCAGCCGACCCGACGGCCAACGCATCAGCGTCGTCAGCTCCTTGACGCCGAAGTCCGACGCGGCACAGAACCTGGTCAGCGACGTACGGGCGCTCACCCCGCCCCCCGGCACCCACCCGCTGGTGGGCGGCATCGACGCCGAACTGGTCGACGCCAGGCACTCCATCAGCGGCCGACTCCTTCTCGCCATCGGCCTGGTCGTCCTGACCACGTTCGTCCTGCTCTTCCTGTTCACCGGCAGTGTCGTGCAGCCGCTGCGCGCCCTGGCCCTGAACGCGATCACCCTGGTGGCGACGCTCGGCATCATGACCTGGATCTTCCAGGACGGCCACCTCTCCTCCCTGCTCGGCTTCACGGCGCAGCCGATGGAGATGTCAATGACCGTGCTGATGTTCTGCATCGTCTTCGGTCTGTCGATGGACTACGAGGTGTTCGTCACCAGCCGGATCAAGGAACTCCACGACCAGGGCGAGGACACCGAGTCCGCCGTCACCAACGGCCTCGGGCACACCGGGCGCATCGTCACCGCCGCCGCCTGCCTGCTCGCTGTCAGCTTCTTCGCCTTCGGTACGTCCAAGCTCAGCTTCATGCAGATGTTCGGCCTCGGCAGCGGGCTGGCCATCCTCATCGACGCCGTCGCAATCCGCGGAGTCCTCGTCCCGGCCGCGATGCGCCTGCTCGGCGGCTCGGCCTGGTACGCGCCCCGCTTCCTGCGCAGGTTCCACAGCCGGTTCGGCCTCAGCGAAAGCGCGCCCGAGCCCGCTGCCGCGCCCGAACCCGCAGTCTCACGGGGTTGA